A segment of the Sphingopyxis sp. OAS728 genome:
AAGCGTACGCCGAAACCGCGCGCGCCTCGGCGGCCGAAAGCCTCCGGCTGATTTCGCGCATCTCGCCTAGTGGATCATTGTTGCGCTTCGCGGTCCGCCATGCGGTGAGCTGCTTTTCGAGATAGGCCGCAGGCTGCCCCGCGAGCGGCGGGTTGGCAGCGTCGCCCGCGCCGCCTGCGCCATGACAGGTTGCGCAAGGCGCGAGGCCGCGGACCGGGTCGCCTTGCCGATAGAGCCCTTCGCCTTCGGCATTGCCGGCTGTAGCCAAAACGTCGGGCACCGATAGCGCGGCATAATAGGCCGCCACCTTCGAGCGATCCTCGTCCGGTAGCCGCAGTGCGACCGTGCGCATCGCGGGGTGCTCACGCCGGCCGTTCGCATAATCGTCGAGCTGGCGGTGGAGATAGCCGGCGTCCAGCCCCGCGAGGCGCGGGGTTTCCTTGCCGTCGCCTTCGCCCTTCAAGCCGTGGCAGGTGAAGCAGGCGGCCGCGGCGCCGGCGTCGCCGCCGCTCATGGCAATTGTCTCGCCTGTCGCGCGAAACGGATCACGATACGGCGGCGCGCCGCATCCCATGAGGAAAAGCAGAAGCAGAAGAGAGGCGGCGCGCACGACAGGGGAACCATTTTCGCCGCGGGGTGGTTCCCGACATGTGCCTTGCGCGAAAATCAACCGGATCTGGAAAGGGGGCGTGGCGGGATCGATGCTGATGGTAGTATCCGCCTGTGCCCCCACTGCCATCGAACCACCCGTCGCCGACGTGCGCGCAGTCGCGCGCGGGAAAGCAGCGGCGGTCCGACTGGGCTGCGGCGCGTGCCACGACATGCCCGGCGTCGGCTGGCCCAAGGGCACGATCGGACCTTCGCTGGCGGGCATCGGTGATCGCGCGCTGATCGCTGGAAAAGTCCCGAATGGTGAGCCGCAGCTCGCCGCCTTTGTCCGCGATGCGCCTTCGCAGGTGCCGGAAAGCGGAATGCCCGCCGTCCCGATGACATCCAGCGAAGCGCGCGATATCGCGGCCTGGCTCCGGAGCTTGCGTGACTAGGGCCGCGCCTGCTTCCGGCAGCGGCGACGGCTGGCCGCCAGCGGTCTTCGATCCGGCCGGGCCTTATTCGGAGCCGGTGACGATACTGGCCTGGGCGCTGGTCGCTGGCGGGGCGGTGATCTTCGCCATCGTGCTCGCGGCGCTCTGGATCGCCCTCTACGGACCGGCAAAGTTGAAAACGCGGCTCGGCGGCGAGAAGGCGATCTGGATATTGGGTTTCGCCTTTCCCGCCGTGGTGCTCACCGGCCTTCTCATCTGGGGCCTGATGCTCACGTCGTCGCTATCGGCAACGCGCGTCACAGGCACCGAGATGCGCGTGAAGATCATCGGCGAGATGTGGTGGTGGCGCGTGCATTATCAGGATGCCAAGGGCCGCGAGACGCTGCGCGACGCGAACGAACTGCATATCCCCGTCGGCACGCCGGTGCTGCTCGAGCTCGAAGCCGCCGACGTCATTCACAGCTTCTGGGTGCCACGGCTCGGCGGCAAGATGGACATGATTCCGGGGCGCACCAACCGGCTGTTGATCCAGGCCGATGCGCCCGGCGTCTACAAGGGCCAGTGCGCCGAATATTGCGGCGGACCGCACGCGCTGATGGGCTTTGTCGTGGTGGCGCATGAGCCCGAGGAGTTCGCGCGCTGGCGCGCATCGCGGCGGCCGGCGCCAGCATCGGGCGGTGAGGGGCTGTCGCTGTTCCTGTCGAGCGGCTGCGCGGCATGCCATACGATCCGCGGAACGCCGGCAAACGGGCTCGCCGGGCCCGATCTCACCCATGTTGGGTCGCGCCGCACGCTCGGCGCAGGCATTTTGCCGAACAATCCCGGAACGATGGCGGGGTGGATCGCGGATAGCCAAGGCATAAAACCCGCAAACCGCATGCCCGCCTATCATCAATTCAGCGGCGAGCAACTGCTGGCGCTGACCGATTATATGGTCAGCCTCAAATGACGTCGGAGACGGGCTTCGATCCCGCGCTCTACGATCGATTTCCGACGAAAGGGCCCCGACCGAAGGGGGAGGAAGAAGAACTTCGCCGCATCTGGTGCAAGCCCAAAGGCTGGGAATATCTGACAGTCGTCAACAATAATTATGTTGGCATCTACTATCTCGGCACCGCCTTTCTCTTCTTCCTGATGGCAGGGGTGCTCGCGCTGCTGATGCGCGCGCAGCTTGCGGCGCCGATGCTCGAGATATTGCCGCCGGGCACCTATAATCAGGTCTTCACCATGCATGGCACGGTGATGATGTTCCTGTTCGCGGTGCCCGCGGTCGAGGCGGCCGGGGTGCTGCTCCTGCCGCAGATGCTTGCAGCGCGTGACCTGCCGTTTCCGCGTCTGTCGGCCTATGCCTTTTGGGCCTATGCGGTGGGCGGGCTCTGCTTCTTCGCCTCGATCTTCGTCGGCCTCGCGCCCGATGGCGGCTGGTTCATGTATCCGCCGCTGACCTCGAAGGCTTTTTCGCCAGGGATCAACACCGACTTCTGGCTGCTCGGCATTGGCTTTATCGAGATCAGCGCGATCGCCGGTGCGATCGAGATCATCGTCGGCGTGCTGCGCACCCGCGCGCCCGGCATGACGCTCGACAAGATGCCGATCTTCGCCTGGTCGATGCTCGTCTTCGCGGTGATGATCGTTATCGCTTTCCCGAGCATCATTCTCGGCACGCTGCTGCTCGAGATCGAGCGCGCATTCAACTGGCCTTTTTTCGACGCGACGCGCGGCGGCGATCCGCTGCTCTGGCAGCATCTCTTCTGGTTCTTCGGGCATCCCGAGGTCTACATCATTTTCCTCCCGGCGGCGGGCATGATGAGCATGATCGTCGCGACCGTCGCGGGCGAGCGGCTCGTCGGATATCGGTTGATCGTGCTTGCGATGCTCGCAACGGGCTTCATCAGCTTCGGCGTCTGGGCACATCATATGTTCACCACCGGCATGCCGCCGATGACGACCGGCTTTTTCTCGGCCGCCTCGATGGCGGTGAGCGTGCCTGCGGGCATCCAGGTCTTCTCGTGGATCGCGACGCTCGCGATCGGCAAGCGCAGCTTCAACGCGCCCGGGCTGTTCGTGCTGGGCAGCATCGTCGTCTTCGTCACCGGCGGGCTGACAGGGGTGATGGTCGCGATGGTGCCGTTCGACTGGCAGGCGCACGACAGCTATTTCATCGTCGCGCATCTCCATTATGTGCTGATCGGCGGCATGGTCTTCCCGCTCTTCGCCGCCTTCTATTACTGGATTCCGATGGTCAGCCGCCGCGCGCTGTCGGAGCGGCTCGCCAAATGGGTGTTCGGCCTGATGTTCGCAGGCATGAATATCGCCTTCCTGCCGATGCATCTCGCGGGGCTCCAAGGCATGCCGCGGCGCGTCTATACCTATCTGCCGGGGCAGGGGCTGGAACTGCCGAACCTCGTTTCGACAATCGGCGCCTTCATGCTGGGGACGGGTATCTTCCTTTTTTTGATCGACCTCGCGCGCAACTTCCGGCTGGCGCCGGGCGAGGGCAATGCCGGTAACGTCTATGGCGGCGGGACGCTCGAATGGCTGCCGAGCGAACTCTACTCGACGCGCTCGATTCCAGTCGTCACCAGCCGCGAGCCGCTATGGGACGATCCTAACCTCGCGGAAAATGTCGAGACGGGACGCTACTTCCTACCCAATTCTGCGACCGGACTTCGCGAGACGATCGTCACCAGCCCGCTCCGCGCCGAACCACAGTATTTGCAGATCATGCCGGGTCCCTCCGCATGGCCCTTCGCTGCCGCAATCTTCACCGCCGGCTTCTTCCTCGCGCTCACGGTGCAGGCCTACGGATTTGCATGGGTGAGCGGCGTGCTCGCGGTGGCCGCGACGATCCGCTGGCTCTGGGAAACCGACCGGCCGGTGGCCGAGACGGAGGTGGATATCGGTGCGGGCATAACGGTCCCGACCTATGTCACCGGTCCTTCGAGCCACGGCTGGTGGGCGATGATCATCCTGCTGGTCGTCCTAGCAATGATCTTCATCATGGCACTGTTCAGCCTCGCGTTCCTCTGGTCGAGCCAGCAAGTCTTCTGGGGTTCTCCTCCGCCGTTCGTCGAAGCGCTTCCGATCATGGCGTTGTACGCAGCGACCCTGATGTGCGTGCTCGGCGCGAGGTGGTTGCTGCGGCGCAAGGTTGCCGTGACGGCCACTCTGCTCGTCGTTGCCGCGGCGGCGGCTGGTGCGGCAGTCTGGCTCGATTACATCGCTTGGCGCCATGCGGGATTGGTGCCGCAGGCCAGCGGGCAGGGCGCGGTGATCTACGCTCTCCACGCGCTCCAGGCTTGCGCCGTCGGGATCGGCGCGATGATGGCCCTCTATTGCTGCGCGCGGGCGGCACGCGGGCTCGTTACGCAGCCAGCGAACAATAGTGTCGACC
Coding sequences within it:
- a CDS encoding c-type cytochrome — its product is MAGSMLMVVSACAPTAIEPPVADVRAVARGKAAAVRLGCGACHDMPGVGWPKGTIGPSLAGIGDRALIAGKVPNGEPQLAAFVRDAPSQVPESGMPAVPMTSSEARDIAAWLRSLRD
- the coxB gene encoding cytochrome c oxidase subunit II, with the protein product MTRAAPASGSGDGWPPAVFDPAGPYSEPVTILAWALVAGGAVIFAIVLAALWIALYGPAKLKTRLGGEKAIWILGFAFPAVVLTGLLIWGLMLTSSLSATRVTGTEMRVKIIGEMWWWRVHYQDAKGRETLRDANELHIPVGTPVLLELEAADVIHSFWVPRLGGKMDMIPGRTNRLLIQADAPGVYKGQCAEYCGGPHALMGFVVVAHEPEEFARWRASRRPAPASGGEGLSLFLSSGCAACHTIRGTPANGLAGPDLTHVGSRRTLGAGILPNNPGTMAGWIADSQGIKPANRMPAYHQFSGEQLLALTDYMVSLK
- a CDS encoding cbb3-type cytochrome c oxidase subunit I, whose product is MTSETGFDPALYDRFPTKGPRPKGEEEELRRIWCKPKGWEYLTVVNNNYVGIYYLGTAFLFFLMAGVLALLMRAQLAAPMLEILPPGTYNQVFTMHGTVMMFLFAVPAVEAAGVLLLPQMLAARDLPFPRLSAYAFWAYAVGGLCFFASIFVGLAPDGGWFMYPPLTSKAFSPGINTDFWLLGIGFIEISAIAGAIEIIVGVLRTRAPGMTLDKMPIFAWSMLVFAVMIVIAFPSIILGTLLLEIERAFNWPFFDATRGGDPLLWQHLFWFFGHPEVYIIFLPAAGMMSMIVATVAGERLVGYRLIVLAMLATGFISFGVWAHHMFTTGMPPMTTGFFSAASMAVSVPAGIQVFSWIATLAIGKRSFNAPGLFVLGSIVVFVTGGLTGVMVAMVPFDWQAHDSYFIVAHLHYVLIGGMVFPLFAAFYYWIPMVSRRALSERLAKWVFGLMFAGMNIAFLPMHLAGLQGMPRRVYTYLPGQGLELPNLVSTIGAFMLGTGIFLFLIDLARNFRLAPGEGNAGNVYGGGTLEWLPSELYSTRSIPVVTSREPLWDDPNLAENVETGRYFLPNSATGLRETIVTSPLRAEPQYLQIMPGPSAWPFAAAIFTAGFFLALTVQAYGFAWVSGVLAVAATIRWLWETDRPVAETEVDIGAGITVPTYVTGPSSHGWWAMIILLVVLAMIFIMALFSLAFLWSSQQVFWGSPPPFVEALPIMALYAATLMCVLGARWLLRRKVAVTATLLVVAAAAAGAAVWLDYIAWRHAGLVPQASGQGAVIYALHALQACAVGIGAMMALYCCARAARGLVTQPANNSVDLAILFIGYTALQGGVGALFGRAIGAG